One window of the Shewanella khirikhana genome contains the following:
- the deoC gene encoding deoxyribose-phosphate aldolase has translation MSDLKKAAQRAIELMDLTTLNDDDTAEKVIELCKKAVTPAGHTAAICIYPRFIPIARKTLIELDADDIQIATVTNFPHGNDDIAIAVLETRAAVAYGADEVDVVFPYRALMEGNETVGFELVKACKEACGDDVLLKVIIESGELKDPALIRKASEISIDAGADFIKTSTGKVPVNATLEAAEIMLTVIAEKNREVGFKPAGGVRDAAAAAEFLGTAARILGEDWVTPRTFRFGASSLLSSLLHTLELAEAPKGAQGY, from the coding sequence ATGAGCGATCTTAAAAAAGCAGCCCAGCGTGCCATTGAGTTGATGGACCTCACTACGCTGAACGATGACGACACTGCAGAGAAAGTCATCGAGCTTTGCAAAAAGGCCGTCACCCCAGCAGGTCACACTGCCGCTATCTGTATCTATCCCCGTTTTATTCCTATCGCACGCAAGACGCTGATTGAGCTTGATGCCGATGATATCCAGATTGCCACTGTGACTAACTTCCCCCACGGTAACGACGACATCGCCATTGCTGTGCTCGAAACCCGCGCCGCCGTAGCTTACGGTGCCGATGAAGTGGACGTGGTATTCCCATACCGTGCGCTGATGGAAGGCAACGAAACTGTCGGTTTTGAACTGGTGAAAGCCTGTAAAGAAGCTTGCGGTGACGATGTACTTTTGAAAGTCATCATCGAGTCCGGCGAGCTGAAAGACCCAGCCCTTATCCGCAAGGCCTCTGAAATCTCTATCGATGCCGGCGCTGACTTTATCAAGACTTCTACCGGTAAAGTGCCTGTGAACGCCACCCTGGAAGCAGCTGAAATTATGCTGACCGTGATTGCCGAAAAGAACCGCGAAGTAGGCTTCAAGCCTGCCGGTGGCGTGCGTGATGCCGCTGCTGCCGCCGAGTTCCTGGGCACCGCTGCACGCATTCTGGGTGAAGATTGGGTGACTCCACGTACCTTCCGCTTCGGTGCTTCCAGTCTGCTTAGCAGTCTGCTGCACACCCTGGAGCTGGCAGAAGCACCAAAAGGCGCCCAAGGCTACTAA